cactgaaaaccgcacaactacatggaaactgaacaacttgctcctgaatgactactgggtacataatgaaatgaaggcaaaaataaagatgttctttgaaatcaatccaaatgcccacaagagaaagcaggaaagatctaaaatcgacacccttacatcacaattaaaataactgtgaagaaagagcaaacaaattcaaaagccaacagaaggcaaaaaataactaagatcagagcagaactgaaagagatagagacaccaaaaaaccttcaaaaacatcaatgaatccaggagttggttttttgaaaagatcaacaaaattgatagactgctagcaagattaataaagaagaaaagagagaagaatcaaatagacgcaataaaaaatgataaaggggatatcaccacccatcccacagaaataacaatctgccatcagagaatactataaacacctctactcaaataaactagaaaatctagaagaaatggataaattcctggacacatacaccctcccaagactaaaccaggaagaagttgaatctctgaatagaccaataacaggctctgaaactgaggcaataattaatagcctgccaaccaaaaaaagtccaggaccagatggattcacagccaaattctaccagaggtacaaagaggagctggtaccattccttctgaaactattccaatcaatagcaAAAGAGGGAATCccctctaactcattttatgaggccaacaccatcctgataccaaagcctggcagagacacaacaaaaaagaattctagaccaatatccctgatgaacatcgatgtgagattcctcaatgaaatactgccaaaccaaatccagcagcacatcaaaaagcttatccaccatgatcaagtcaggtTCATCCCtagaatgcaaggctggttcaacatatgcaaatcaataaatgtaatccatcacataaacagaaccagagacaaaaaccacatgattatctcaataggtgcagaaaaggcctttgacaaaattcaacagcccttcgtgCTAAAAGCTCTCAAGAAGCTAGGTATtcatggaacatatctcaaaataataagagctatttatgacaaacccacagccaatttcATACTGattggacaaaaactggaagcattccctttgaaaactggcacaagacaaggatgccctctctcaccactcctattcaacatggtgttggaagttctggccagggcaatcaggcaagagaaagaaataaaggctattcaattaggaaatgaggaagccaaattgtccctgtttgcagatgacatgattgtttatttagaaaaccccattgttgcagcctcaaatctccttaagctgataagcaacttcagcaaagtctcaggatacaaaatccatgtgcaaaaatcacaagcattgctatacactaataacagacaaacagagagccaaatcatgagtgaagtcctattcacaattgctacaaagagaataaaatacctaggaatccaacttacaagggatgtgaaggacctcttcaaggagatctacaaactactgctcaaggaaataaaaagacacaaacaaacggaagaatattccatgctcatggataggaagaatcaatatcatgaaaatggccatactgcccaaagtaatttatagattcaatgccatccccatcaagctaccaatgactttcttcacagaattggaaaaaactactttaaatttcatatggaaccaaaaaagagcctgcattgctaagacaatcctaagcaaaaagaagaaaactggaggcataatgctacctgacttcaaactatactataaggctacagtaaccaaaacaacatggtactggtacgaaaacagatatatagaccaatggaacagaatataggtctcagaaataatgccacacatctacaaccatctgatctttgacaaacctgacaaaaataaacaatggggaaaggatttcctatttaataaacggtgctgggaaaactggctagccatatgtagaaagctgaaactggatcccttccttgcaccttatactaaaattaattcaagatggattaaagacttaaatgttagatctaaaaccataaaaactctacaagaaaacctaggcaataccattcaggacataggcatgggcaaggacttcatgactaaaacaccaaaagcaatggcaacaaaaaccaaaatagacaaatgggatctaattaaactaaacagcttctgtgtggcaacaaaacaaaacaaaacaaaactaccatcagagtgaacaggcaacctacagaatgggagaaaatttttgcaatctacccatctgacaaagggctaatatccagaatctacaaagaactcaaacaaatttacaagaaaaaaacaaccccatcaaaaagcgggcaaagtatatgaacagacacttctcaaaagaagacatctatgcagcctacaggcacatgaaaaaatgctcatcatcactgttcattagagaaatgcaaatcaaaaccacaatgagataccatctcatgccggttagaatggcaatcattaaaaagtcaggaaacatcagatgccagagaggatgtggagaaataggaacgcttttacactgttggtgggagtgtaaattagttcaaccattgtggaagacagtgtggcaattcctcagggatctagaactagaattatcatttgacccagcaatcccattactgggtatatacccaaaggattataaatcatgctgctataaagacacatgcatacgtatgtttattgcagcactattcacaatagcaaagacttggaaccaacccaaatgtccatcaatgatagactggattaagaaaatgtggtacatatacaccatggaatactatgcagccataaaaaaggatgagttcatgtcctttgcagggacatggatgaagctggaaaccatcattctcagcaaactatcacaaggacagaaaaccaaataccaaatgttctcactcataggtgggaattgaacaatgagatcacttggacacagggcagggaacatcacactctggggttggggttgggggagggatagcattgggagaaatacctaatgtaaacgatgAGTTGATGGGCGtggcaaaccaacatggcacatgtatacctatgtatcaaacctgcacgttgtgcatgtgtaccctagaatttaaggtataataataataataaaaagaacttgGCTTATTTCTATTAGTTTTCTAGTAAGGTTCATTGAGAAAAATATCTGTTTGACTCAGAAGAAGGAGGAATTATTTAGGATTTATTTCATAGTACTCTAATAACAATCATGCCAGAATCTTCTCACTGAGAAGGACAGAAGGTAAAGGAGAGAAGTAGGAGAGGGCTGGATGAAATCAAATCTTGTTTTCTCCAGGAGGTCTGACTTTAGTGAAGATCCAAAGGCAGAGGCCCCATAGGAGTCCTTCTGCTCCCTGGAGACAGTCCATATGAGATTGGCCTTATGCTTAGCAGACAAGCCTTAATACTAATTTATCTTGACCTTCTCATGTGATTCATGTCAGCTTGGCCCTCATTTGTTAAGCTTGCTTTAATTATGTGCAAAAtgcctcattattttttataaaggaaGCAGCAAAGAGACAATTATGCAAATGAATGAGGTGTGGTGTTCACCGAGGAGTTGCAGGCTAATTgggcactggtacaaaaatataattgcCAAATACAGTGCTGCCAAAAAGATTCCCACCTATCCCTATTTCAAATTAAGTACATCAGTGCCTACAGGATAAATGCCCAAGAAGATAAAATGCCCTGAGAACTCAGATACGGCCAGGATTTTCTTGCTAAGGTTGAAGGCTTATCTAAGTTGGCCAAGGTGAAGCTTCTCCTAGAAACATCTTTTTAGTTTTGTCTGTGGTCGTTGCCAAATGGGAATAATTTGTGTGTTGAACCTAGTATTATTTCCCCTTGTCTCTCCTTTGGAAAgtctcactcatttattcattttgtctattttaattcAATCTAGTTAAAATCTTTACCTAGGCCCTTCATGTGTGATTTGGCTCCTTCATACCTTAACTCAGGTCAGCTCTCATTGTCACCCTATCTTCACCCCACTGTGTGACCCCTAATTCCGTTTTATTAGATCAGGTCAGGAATAGATGTCCTATGCTTCCATGTTACCCTGTGTTTTTCTCTCAGGACTCAGGACATCTGTATTTAAATTCATTGCTGTTGTAAAATGACCTAAGCCACCTTGGTTATTTGCAATTATCATGTTTTCTCCAGAACGCATAGCCAGCGGGGATATTACACTGAAGGAAAGTTTCAAAACAGATTCTTCACAACAAATACCAAGCAGGCACAAAAACTGTCACACAGCTTGTTTTGTTGGCATAGTGAAATCCtcactttctgtctttttttcttttttctttcttttttatttttttgagacatagtctcgctctgtcacccaggctggagtgcagtggcacgatctcggctcactgcaagctctgcctcccgggttcacaccattttcctgcctcagcctcccaagtagctgggactacaggcacctgccaccacacctggctaattttttgtatttttagtagagatggggtttcaccgcgttagccaggatggtctccatctcctgacctcgtgatctgcccgcctcagtctcccaaagtgctgggagctgtctttttagtctttttaagCACCCAAACTAGCCCTTAATTAAAGGGTTCATTTGAGGCAGATGTGAAAATATTCAGTAACAAGAATCAGCTAAACTTCTAATCAGGATCAAATACTGACTAAATGGTAGGAACCAAAGAAATACCAAGGTCTAgggcattattttaaaagatataaggCTATGAGTTTTGCtaaatttttatatgtgtttattgCAAGGTTGGGAGTGCCTATAGAATACTTTTAGTCATTCCATACAACTGGCAGATCTTTTCTTTGACCAAAGAAAAATCATCTATAATATCCATTGtactaagtaacaaacctgctgTTGATCAGATATTAAGGTAACTAGCTTTCTGATAGCTGCCTCCTGAGTGTGGATTTTGATTAGTCTTTCAAATGCTAACTAATCATCCTGGAGTGTGTATTTCCGATTAGGGTAGTTCAGATATTAATCAACCACCTCTAAGACACAAATTAAAATGCCCACCTATTGATAAACACAGTCTATGAAGTATTTAAAGTTAATTGCAGACAATGTAGCAGTTGTTAAACTTGCAAGTTATTGTCTGACTTACTTGCTGAAATGCAAGCCCCGTGGAGGGGAAGGAGATTTATTCACATCATATACCCAGATTCTGCATGGTTCCAGACCTGGAGCAGGTGACCAAGAAATGTTTTTGGAATAAACGGGGATCATCTGACATCCTCACTTCTTTGCTTCTCAATTCTCCCTTtgcttctcattttcttctatcactcttctttctttttttctctgtctctcttttgatTCCCCTGCACCTcccttttttttatttgtgtgggAAACTCATGTGACTTTTAAAGAATTTTGGCTATATATTCTGCTGTTGAAGAATTATGTTGTGTGAAGATTTGCTTTATCCTGATTCGGTCACTTGGAGGCTTCATACTTTGTGTTTTTGTCTGTAAAAGAAGGATAGCAGTAGTGCCTATCTGGAGGCTGTGAGAATTTGTGGATTGTGCTTAGCATGTTTAATTCTTCTTCTCCCTCACTCTTCTGATTTAGCCCTAGACCTGCTTCACTAATAATATGATTACTTGAATTTCCTTAGCCATgatgtcattcatttatttctcccttaGTCTTGAGAGTGTGCCAACGCAGTGTTTTCTTTGTTGGATGTGTATATGTGATGTAAAGTAGGTGGGCAGGGGTTGGCAGGCCAAGGAGAATGCTTTGCTGCACTTATCATCCTCTTCTAGCTGGATTCTCTTAGACAAGCCAGTTAATCTCtttcaggttttgttttcttatttgtaagagGAGGTTATGATGGCAACCTCACATAGAGAtcataagaataaaatgagattagTGTATGTGGAAGACATTCCGCCCAGATCAATGTTCAACAAATGTTAACGGAATGAAATAATCCTTTTTAGCCAATTGTCACATCAAGAGTTTAGTGAGGAAGCTGATCTTTCTGAGCTATGGATATGAGATTTATTATAGGAATGAGATCCTATACAATTGTGGGAAGTGGGGGAAGTGAAATGAAGGGTGACTGGGGgatcaaagaagacaaaaatcGGAAAGCCAGTCACATCCAGCCACCAAAGTGAGACCAAGGGAGAGCTGATGGAGAGGTCTATGGGGGCAACTATTGCCTGTTTGGATCCACAGCCATGTTTGTTAATGGACCTGGGGTCTCTTAAACAGCAGAGGGAATGGTCAGGAAGAAAAGCTTGACCTTGAGTGGAGGAGGGTGACAACAATGTGGACTCCTCTGGCACCTGCATCTGTCTGACACCACATCCAAGGACGATGTTCAGAGAATAACAGTTACTGTTTCATTTCCATCTTCCAAATCTATGCAAATTCCACTGTTGACCAATATAACGCTGTATAATATACAGCATAGGTATAAGCATTCTAGGAAACGTAGTTTCAGCTTTTCCAAGTTGACACAGAACAGACCACCATACCAATGTTTTCCAGTTTAGAGTTAACTTATTTTGGCTTTGATTTAAACTACTCCCCAAACCCACTAAGGAATTCTGAAGATTACCCTTTAACTATGACTTAAGTTTACAGAGTTATATGAAGTATTAGCCTAAAGAGGCTCAGGATCCCTACTTCACACTTAAAATGCAATCTCACATAAGAGAAGGAGTGTAATGTAATTATAAATTAGTTTCCTTACAAATAAGAAAGGGAGTTTTATTGATTATAATTTgggtttaaatttatttcttttttttaatttgaagctctcaaattatttattttcaattcaaGTGAAGACAATTaggccactgcagtcatttcctcatctgaatcACTTGATTCATCATTTAGTTCCAATTCCCCCAAATCTTGGTCTACAGTTATAACAGTTTTCCTCTTGCACTTCTTGGGGATTGCATCATTAGTgcaaatttttctcattttaatgtttGTTAATTTCTTCAGATCAAAGTCCCATTCCCTAAATGTTTTCAGATTACTTGCATTTAGAATGTCTGGAATCTCAAGGCCATATCCTTCAAACTGCTGTCGCTCCCGCTCCATCGTCTGCTTGATGACGGTCTCCCGGGAACAGTGCCGCCTCCCCTGCCTGTCCCTGATACTGTTATGTAACTCAATCTGCTCCAGCTCACTGCTGAATCGATTTAAGTACCTTTCAATTAGTTCACAAGCATCTTTCTTTGAATATCTCTTTTTTTGGGGATCAAGATGATTTTGAAACCATTGCAGTTTTTCACCAACAAGGTTGAGACACAAGCCCTTTTCATTCTTCAATTTttcgtttttttcttgtttgtgggCCTCTCTCGTAATTTGAGCTGCTTTTCTACTATATGGAtggatgacttttttttcccGTCCTGCACTTTTTCCCTTTGGTGCTTTAGGCATGGTGACGTCCTCGTGGCCACGGAGCAGTTCTGCACTCTAGACCCAGGTAATCTCCTTGggtttaaatttcaaatatacagtaTTACTTCTCAGGTTCTTTATGgtttattcattgatttattatttGTCTTCTCCCATTAGATTTGAAGTTTTATGATAATAGAAACATTATCTCTCTTGCCATCTTTTCTGGGAGCCGCTTGGGACTCTGGCATGAGAGGCCTGGACTCTTTTGAACCTGTGTCTCTGTATCTTTGGTGGACCCAGAGCACCCATGGGTAAAAAACTGAAGTAACGAGTACCATCTTCCACTTGTTGAGGAGAAATTAAGTGTTATGGTTCTTGGTTTTTTAAGGTTTGTTccttacatttttcttaataaaatttgcTTCCTTACTTGAGGCTAATAGCACAACTGTGACACcgattatttcaatattttagtgTAGGTTAAAAGCATTAATCTTCTGT
The nucleotide sequence above comes from Symphalangus syndactylus isolate Jambi chromosome 10, NHGRI_mSymSyn1-v2.1_pri, whole genome shotgun sequence. Encoded proteins:
- the LOC129491719 gene encoding translation machinery-associated protein 16-like; this encodes MPKAPKGKSAGREKKVIHPYSRKAAQITREAHKQEKNEKLKNEKGLCLNLVGEKLQWFQNHLDPQKKRYSKKDACELIERYLNRFSSELEQIELHNSIRDRQGRRHCSRETVIKQTMERERQQFEGYGLEIPDILNASNLKTFREWDFDLKKLTNIKMRKICTNDAIPKKCKRKTVITVDQDLGELELNDESSDSDEEMTAVA